Proteins encoded within one genomic window of Anopheles gambiae chromosome 3, idAnoGambNW_F1_1, whole genome shotgun sequence:
- the LOC133393450 gene encoding nucleoprotein TPR isoform X1 has protein sequence MKTGYGLNTADSLGYLGYSSKPYSSLGYLGSKGYSSTATGVRSKSAFDKDVITPKVKKPKLRKTSTEKVETPLYKKKTFDFTDYAYREAVNRLKFLLTEAYEPTKAPTTFYYRSVDDGKSEVSDSQSVIERPSITEVSKYFPSTAVSRYGGGPVSRRYSFLNKDLSVGQVGALKPALSNSSLHPAPSVLAAQSLEVAQPPPELLGFIEKQESYIEQLERESQYCREELSTLLKKVKEVVSENEALNDRSRSKALYQLDSSESEDVDYAERGKGHLSGPSIVFESRISELEAQLAQSQIDLKKLFNENEENKRKLLHGASDVGNADAYRKQVENLQRDKQNLEETVRKLQLSIDQLKDSEACNFSKSQRSRDMIEQVAFERNQAEIEIRRLKDELERQHERVREVQHEMAKRIADERASAERRYTYHVDQLGGDLSSQWEHATKLQLEVERMKRIESDYKRELNQKSSQIDELKMELKNKSAIFMSDLNQASAEKQSLEQEITSLRLQLERAERQSKVEVSRLNAEITSLRQRLDRADADLLHSKRENLKLADDVASLEKELTLGELNRETRPSKELAKIISDMEAKHTNTVSELEGMIQDQKQLMEKLTAECKSLTHKLEDTTQKHKEEKRELRQTNSELMERLKQIWHNYKQISPAFRKSSGASYGEDLPDEPLNDDDASAWKHEQRSTQDHGPVAPPPGTQPPTVEPCQRTHTMMHQPPAQLDERTETVAANPPDRNHAPPIGSTALPSRSNRPNCRETIPSPTMSILGAASPGCRAPPSPTRTRCDPEPFQRSQSMDVLWNRSGCPEPATPLNRTAPEPEAVEHRAAVADCRANPSPTSEPRANPCNRWPDRNSTGQRMVLTPPHRSSTPPRDSTESSRTQPEESSMRRWTINLQPDTMLRNSSTPISSSTKAMQSSTTSSRHTISSSTRAISSHMMHSSTPLSKFMMSPATPPEPAPYSSSPLHLHLQPSHPHQHLPSFHHNPQRKFLPLQQQQHQPHPHHPYRHRLAPPEAASSSQENLQSQWNRRKVTELWGIRVPVHPHGQEPTDSDTSNRPVQDDKAPPQPYRVCCTTNNGLPRQQLPKTCGFQPIESYPKLISISSPSLFGSSPDISQTPSPTSTVLKNYDAASPNPV, from the exons ATGAAAACTGGATACGGATTAAATACGGCAGATTCACTCGGATACTTAGGCTATAGTTCGAAACCGTACTCGTCACTCGGCTATCTCGGCAGCAAAGGATACAGCTCGACCGCAACCGGAGTACGCTCAAAAAGTGCATTCGACAAAGACGTGATAACGCCCAAAGTGAAGAAACCGAAGCTAAG aaaaacatcAACCGAAAAGGTTGAGACACCGCTGTACAAGAAGAAAACCTTCGATTTCACGGATTATGCCTATCGTGAGGCTGTTAACCGCTTGAAGTTCCTGCTGACGGAAGCGTACGAGCCGACAAAGGCACCCACAACCTTCTACTATCGCAGCGTCGACGATGGCAAATCAGAAGTGTCCGACAGTCAGTCCGTCATTGAGCGGCCGTccataacggaggtgtccaaataCTTTCCGTCCACCGCTGTATCACGCTACGGGGGCGGTCCGGTGAGTCGAAGGTACAGCTTTCTCAACAAGGACCTATCGGTTGGGCAAGTTGGAGCGCTGAAACCAGCACTGTCTAACTCTAGCTTACATCCAGCTCCATCGG TACTTGCAGCGCAGAGCCTTGAGGTGGCACAACCACCGCCTGAGCTGTTGGGATTTATTGAAAAGCAAGAAAGCTACATCGAACAGCTGGAACGTGAATCTCAGTACTGTCGG GAAGAGCTTTCAACTTTGTTGAAGAAAGTGAAGGAAGTCGTATCGGAGAATGAAGCGCTCAAtgatcgatcccgttcaaagGCTCTGTATCAGCTCGACTCATCCGAAAGCGAGGATGTCGACTATGCGGAGCGTGGCAAAGGGCACCTTTCCGGGCCAAGCATTGTGTTTGAGTCACGCATCAGCGAGCTCGAAGCGCAGCTGGCCCAGTCACAGATCGATCTGAAGAAGCTGTTCAACGAGAATGAGGAGAATAAGCGCAAACTGTTGCACGGGGCGAGTGATGTGGGTAATGCAGACGCCTATCGGAAGCAGGTGGAAAATCTACAGCG TGACAAACAAAACCTAGAAGAAACGGTTCGTAAGCTACAGCTGTCGATCGATCAGCTAAAGGACTCGGAGGCGTGCAATTTCAGCAAATCACAACGAAGTCGTGATATGATTGAGCAGGTTGCCTTCGAACGTAATCAAGCAGAAATTGAAATTCGTCGTTTAAAG GATGAACTGGAGCGTCAGCATGAGCGAGTGCGTGAGGTACAGCACGAGATGGCCAAACGCATCGCAGACGAGCGGGCCAGTGCCGAACGGCGCTATACCTACCACGTGGATCAGCTGGGCGGAGACCTTAGCAGCCAGTGGGAACATGCCACCAAGTTGCAGCTAGAGGTGGAACGTATGAAGCGCATCGAATCGGACTATAAGCGTGAGCTTAATCAAAAGAGCTCACAAATAGACGAGCTAAAGATGGAGCTGAAGAACAAGTCGGCCATCTTTATGTCCGATCTAAACCAGGCCAGCGCAGAAAAGCAGTCGCTCGAGCAGGAAATTACTTCTTTGAG ACTTCAATTGGAGCGTGCCGAACGTCAATCAAAGGTGGAAGTGTCTCGTTTGAATGCCGAAATAACGTCCCTCCGCCAACGGCTCGATCGTGCCGATGCTGACCTGTTGCACTCCAAGCGAGAAAATCTTAAGCTTGCCGATGATGTCGCTTCGCTAGAGAAAGAG CTAACGCTTGGCGAGCTTAACCGCGAAACTCGACCCTCCAAGGAGCTGGCAAAAATCATATCCGACATGGAGGCGAAACACA CCAACACCGTTTCCGAACTCGAGGGCATGATACAAGATCAAAAACAGCTCATGGAAAAACTAACTGCAGAATGCAAAAGCTTGACGCATAAGTTAGAGGACACCACACAGAAGCATAA AGAGGAGAAGCGTGAGCTACGCCAAACGAATTCCGAACTGATGGAACGGTTGAAGCAGATCTGGCACAACTACAAACAGATCAGTCCCGCATTTCGGAAGTCTAGTGGGGCGAGCTACGGTGAAGATCTGCCAGATGAACCGTTGAACGATGACGATGCTTCCGCATGGAAGCACGAACAG CGGTCAACTCAGGATCACGGCCCGGTAGCACCGCCGCCCGGTACCCAACCGCCAACGGTAGAACCCTGCCAGCGGACACATACGATGATGCATCAACCGCCGGCACAGCTGGACGAGCGTACGGAAACAGTGGCGGCAAATCCTCCCGACCGGAATCACGCACCTCCGATCGGCAGTACGGCGCTTCCCAGCCGAAGCAACCGCCCGAACTGTCGCGAAACAATTCCGTCGCCGACTATGTCGATCCTAGGCGCAGCGAGTCCCGGCTGTCGCGCTCCTCCGTCACCAACGAGGACGCGGTGCGATCCGGAACCGTTTCAAAGGAGCCAGAGTATGGACGTGCTGTGGAACCGGAGCGGCTGTCCCGAACCAGCGACACCACTAAACCGGACAGCACCGGAGCCGGAGGCGGTGGAGCATCGGGCAGCAGTGGCCGACTGTCGCGCGAATCCGTCGCCGACCAGCGAGCCTCGCGCCAATCCATGCAATCGCTGGCCGGATCGCAACAGTACGGGGCAGCGGATGGTGCTGACACCGCCCCATCGCAGCAGTACGCCGCCCAGGGACAGTACGGAGAGTTCGCGTACCCAGCCGGAGGAGAGCAGTATGCGCCGCTGGACGATCAATCTGCAGCCGGATACGATGCTGCGCAACAGCAGTACACcgatcagcagcagtacgAAGGCTATGCAGAGCAGTACGACCAGCAGCAGGCATAcgatcagcagcagtaccagGGCTATCAGCAGCCATATGATGCACAGCAGTACGCCCCTGAGCAAGTTTATGATGAGTCCAGCTACGCCACCGGAACCGGCACcgtacagcagcagcccgtTGCACCTGCACCTGCAGCCGTCGCACCCGCACCAGCACCTGCCGTCATTCCATCACAATCCCCAACGCAAGTTTCTGCCcctacaacagcagcagcatcagcccCATCCGCACCATCCGTACCGGCACCGGCTAGCGCCACCGGAAGCGGCAAGCAGCAGTCAGGAAAATCTGCAGTCACAGTGGAACAGAAGGAAGGTAACCGAGCTGTGGGGAATACGCGTTCCGGTGCATCCTCACGGGCAGGAGCCAACGGACAGCGATACAAGCAACCGTCCGGTGCAGGACGATAAGGCGCCACCACAACCGTACCGCGTCTGCTGTACAACTAACAACGGTCTGCCCCGGCAGCAGCTGCCGAAAACGTGCGGCTTCCAGCCAATAGAGAGCTATCCGAAGCtaatcagcatcagcagcccGAGCCTGTTTGGCAGCAGTCCGGACATCAGCCAAACGCCCTCGCCAACGTCGACCGTGCTGAAGAACTACGATGCCGCCAGTCCCAATCCGGTGTGA
- the LOC133393450 gene encoding uncharacterized protein LOC133393450 isoform X2, which translates to MKTGYGLNTADSLGYLGYSSKPYSSLGYLGSKGYSSTATGVRSKSAFDKDVITPKVKKPKLRKTSTEKVETPLYKKKTFDFTDYAYREAVNRLKFLLTEAYEPTKAPTTFYYRSVDDGKSEVSDSQSVIERPSITEVSKYFPSTAVSRYGGGPVSRRYSFLNKDLSVGQVGALKPALSNSSLHPAPSVLAAQSLEVAQPPPELLGFIEKQESYIEQLERESQYCREELSTLLKKVKEVVSENEALNDRSRSKALYQLDSSESEDVDYAERGKGHLSGPSIVFESRISELEAQLAQSQIDLKKLFNENEENKRKLLHGASDVGNADAYRKQVENLQRDKQNLEETVRKLQLSIDQLKDSEACNFSKSQRSRDMIEQVAFERNQAEIEIRRLKDELERQHERVREVQHEMAKRIADERASAERRYTYHVDQLGGDLSSQWEHATKLQLEVERMKRIESDYKRELNQKSSQIDELKMELKNKSAIFMSDLNQASAEKQSLEQEITSLRLQLERAERQSKVEVSRLNAEITSLRQRLDRADADLLHSKRENLKLADDVASLEKELTLGELNRETRPSKELAKIISDMEAKHTNTVSELEGMIQDQKQLMEKLTAECKSLTHKLEDTTQKHKQEIDYLQENLEYLSKHINTTNPTNATNTTTSNDTNPYASTNPAMDDNRYTNELQASLYNQADNGSSSYGGALAAAAAVGSTVAPDASATAAYSSPSPNQSIVRDDVNSYEAVNSGSRPGSTAARYPTANGRTLPADTYDDASTAGTAGRAYGNSGGKSSRPESRTSDRQYGASQPKQPPELSRNNSVADYVDPRRSESRLSRSSVTNEDAVRSGTVSKEPEYGRAVEPERLSRTSDTTKPDSTGAGGGGASGSSGRLSRESVADQRASRQSMQSLAGSQQYGAADGADTAPSQQYAAQGQYGEFAYPAGGEQYAPLDDQSAAGYDAAQQQYTDQQQYEGYAEQYDQQQAYDQQQYQGYQQPYDAQQYAPEQVYDESSYATGTGTVQQQPVAPAPAAVAPAPAPAVIPSQSPTQVSAPTTAAASAPSAPSVPAPASATGSGKQQSGKSAVTVEQKEGNRAVGNTRSGASSRAGANGQRYKQPSGAGR; encoded by the exons ATGAAAACTGGATACGGATTAAATACGGCAGATTCACTCGGATACTTAGGCTATAGTTCGAAACCGTACTCGTCACTCGGCTATCTCGGCAGCAAAGGATACAGCTCGACCGCAACCGGAGTACGCTCAAAAAGTGCATTCGACAAAGACGTGATAACGCCCAAAGTGAAGAAACCGAAGCTAAG aaaaacatcAACCGAAAAGGTTGAGACACCGCTGTACAAGAAGAAAACCTTCGATTTCACGGATTATGCCTATCGTGAGGCTGTTAACCGCTTGAAGTTCCTGCTGACGGAAGCGTACGAGCCGACAAAGGCACCCACAACCTTCTACTATCGCAGCGTCGACGATGGCAAATCAGAAGTGTCCGACAGTCAGTCCGTCATTGAGCGGCCGTccataacggaggtgtccaaataCTTTCCGTCCACCGCTGTATCACGCTACGGGGGCGGTCCGGTGAGTCGAAGGTACAGCTTTCTCAACAAGGACCTATCGGTTGGGCAAGTTGGAGCGCTGAAACCAGCACTGTCTAACTCTAGCTTACATCCAGCTCCATCGG TACTTGCAGCGCAGAGCCTTGAGGTGGCACAACCACCGCCTGAGCTGTTGGGATTTATTGAAAAGCAAGAAAGCTACATCGAACAGCTGGAACGTGAATCTCAGTACTGTCGG GAAGAGCTTTCAACTTTGTTGAAGAAAGTGAAGGAAGTCGTATCGGAGAATGAAGCGCTCAAtgatcgatcccgttcaaagGCTCTGTATCAGCTCGACTCATCCGAAAGCGAGGATGTCGACTATGCGGAGCGTGGCAAAGGGCACCTTTCCGGGCCAAGCATTGTGTTTGAGTCACGCATCAGCGAGCTCGAAGCGCAGCTGGCCCAGTCACAGATCGATCTGAAGAAGCTGTTCAACGAGAATGAGGAGAATAAGCGCAAACTGTTGCACGGGGCGAGTGATGTGGGTAATGCAGACGCCTATCGGAAGCAGGTGGAAAATCTACAGCG TGACAAACAAAACCTAGAAGAAACGGTTCGTAAGCTACAGCTGTCGATCGATCAGCTAAAGGACTCGGAGGCGTGCAATTTCAGCAAATCACAACGAAGTCGTGATATGATTGAGCAGGTTGCCTTCGAACGTAATCAAGCAGAAATTGAAATTCGTCGTTTAAAG GATGAACTGGAGCGTCAGCATGAGCGAGTGCGTGAGGTACAGCACGAGATGGCCAAACGCATCGCAGACGAGCGGGCCAGTGCCGAACGGCGCTATACCTACCACGTGGATCAGCTGGGCGGAGACCTTAGCAGCCAGTGGGAACATGCCACCAAGTTGCAGCTAGAGGTGGAACGTATGAAGCGCATCGAATCGGACTATAAGCGTGAGCTTAATCAAAAGAGCTCACAAATAGACGAGCTAAAGATGGAGCTGAAGAACAAGTCGGCCATCTTTATGTCCGATCTAAACCAGGCCAGCGCAGAAAAGCAGTCGCTCGAGCAGGAAATTACTTCTTTGAG ACTTCAATTGGAGCGTGCCGAACGTCAATCAAAGGTGGAAGTGTCTCGTTTGAATGCCGAAATAACGTCCCTCCGCCAACGGCTCGATCGTGCCGATGCTGACCTGTTGCACTCCAAGCGAGAAAATCTTAAGCTTGCCGATGATGTCGCTTCGCTAGAGAAAGAG CTAACGCTTGGCGAGCTTAACCGCGAAACTCGACCCTCCAAGGAGCTGGCAAAAATCATATCCGACATGGAGGCGAAACACA CCAACACCGTTTCCGAACTCGAGGGCATGATACAAGATCAAAAACAGCTCATGGAAAAACTAACTGCAGAATGCAAAAGCTTGACGCATAAGTTAGAGGACACCACACAGAAGCATAA GCAGGAGATAGATTATTTGCAGGAAAACTTAGAATATCTCTCAAAGCATATTAATACTACCAATCCCACTAACGctactaatactactactagCAACGACACTAATCCGTACGCTTCGACCAATCCCGCAATGGATGACAATCGCTATACCAATGAGCTGCAGGCATCGCTGTACAATCAGGCTGATAACGGCAGTAGTAGTTACGGTGGCgctctcgctgctgctgctgctgtcggttCCACTGTAGCGCCTGATGCAAGCGCAACCGCAGCGTACTCAAGCCCCTCCCCAAACCAATCGATTGTGCGTGATGATGTGAACAGTTACGAAG CGGTCAACTCAGGATCACGGCCCGGTAGCACCGCCGCCCGGTACCCAACCGCCAACGGTAGAACCCTGCCAGCGGACACATACGATGATGCATCAACCGCCGGCACAGCTGGACGAGCGTACGGAAACAGTGGCGGCAAATCCTCCCGACCGGAATCACGCACCTCCGATCGGCAGTACGGCGCTTCCCAGCCGAAGCAACCGCCCGAACTGTCGCGAAACAATTCCGTCGCCGACTATGTCGATCCTAGGCGCAGCGAGTCCCGGCTGTCGCGCTCCTCCGTCACCAACGAGGACGCGGTGCGATCCGGAACCGTTTCAAAGGAGCCAGAGTATGGACGTGCTGTGGAACCGGAGCGGCTGTCCCGAACCAGCGACACCACTAAACCGGACAGCACCGGAGCCGGAGGCGGTGGAGCATCGGGCAGCAGTGGCCGACTGTCGCGCGAATCCGTCGCCGACCAGCGAGCCTCGCGCCAATCCATGCAATCGCTGGCCGGATCGCAACAGTACGGGGCAGCGGATGGTGCTGACACCGCCCCATCGCAGCAGTACGCCGCCCAGGGACAGTACGGAGAGTTCGCGTACCCAGCCGGAGGAGAGCAGTATGCGCCGCTGGACGATCAATCTGCAGCCGGATACGATGCTGCGCAACAGCAGTACACcgatcagcagcagtacgAAGGCTATGCAGAGCAGTACGACCAGCAGCAGGCATAcgatcagcagcagtaccagGGCTATCAGCAGCCATATGATGCACAGCAGTACGCCCCTGAGCAAGTTTATGATGAGTCCAGCTACGCCACCGGAACCGGCACcgtacagcagcagcccgtTGCACCTGCACCTGCAGCCGTCGCACCCGCACCAGCACCTGCCGTCATTCCATCACAATCCCCAACGCAAGTTTCTGCCcctacaacagcagcagcatcagcccCATCCGCACCATCCGTACCGGCACCGGCTAGCGCCACCGGAAGCGGCAAGCAGCAGTCAGGAAAATCTGCAGTCACAGTGGAACAGAAGGAAGGTAACCGAGCTGTGGGGAATACGCGTTCCGGTGCATCCTCACGGGCAGGAGCCAACGGACAGCGATACAAGCAACCGTCCGGTGCAGGACGATAA
- the LOC133393450 gene encoding nucleoprotein TPR isoform X3, translated as MDTEKTSTEKVETPLYKKKTFDFTDYAYREAVNRLKFLLTEAYEPTKAPTTFYYRSVDDGKSEVSDSQSVIERPSITEVSKYFPSTAVSRYGGGPVSRRYSFLNKDLSVGQVGALKPALSNSSLHPAPSVLAAQSLEVAQPPPELLGFIEKQESYIEQLERESQYCREELSTLLKKVKEVVSENEALNDRSRSKALYQLDSSESEDVDYAERGKGHLSGPSIVFESRISELEAQLAQSQIDLKKLFNENEENKRKLLHGASDVGNADAYRKQVENLQRDKQNLEETVRKLQLSIDQLKDSEACNFSKSQRSRDMIEQVAFERNQAEIEIRRLKDELERQHERVREVQHEMAKRIADERASAERRYTYHVDQLGGDLSSQWEHATKLQLEVERMKRIESDYKRELNQKSSQIDELKMELKNKSAIFMSDLNQASAEKQSLEQEITSLRLQLERAERQSKVEVSRLNAEITSLRQRLDRADADLLHSKRENLKLADDVASLEKELTLGELNRETRPSKELAKIISDMEAKHTNTVSELEGMIQDQKQLMEKLTAECKSLTHKLEDTTQKHKEEKRELRQTNSELMERLKQIWHNYKQISPAFRKSSGASYGEDLPDEPLNDDDASAWKHEQRSTQDHGPVAPPPGTQPPTVEPCQRTHTMMHQPPAQLDERTETVAANPPDRNHAPPIGSTALPSRSNRPNCRETIPSPTMSILGAASPGCRAPPSPTRTRCDPEPFQRSQSMDVLWNRSGCPEPATPLNRTAPEPEAVEHRAAVADCRANPSPTSEPRANPCNRWPDRNSTGQRMVLTPPHRSSTPPRDSTESSRTQPEESSMRRWTINLQPDTMLRNSSTPISSSTKAMQSSTTSSRHTISSSTRAISSHMMHSSTPLSKFMMSPATPPEPAPYSSSPLHLHLQPSHPHQHLPSFHHNPQRKFLPLQQQQHQPHPHHPYRHRLAPPEAASSSQENLQSQWNRRKVTELWGIRVPVHPHGQEPTDSDTSNRPVQDDKAPPQPYRVCCTTNNGLPRQQLPKTCGFQPIESYPKLISISSPSLFGSSPDISQTPSPTSTVLKNYDAASPNPV; from the exons ATGGATACAGA aaaaacatcAACCGAAAAGGTTGAGACACCGCTGTACAAGAAGAAAACCTTCGATTTCACGGATTATGCCTATCGTGAGGCTGTTAACCGCTTGAAGTTCCTGCTGACGGAAGCGTACGAGCCGACAAAGGCACCCACAACCTTCTACTATCGCAGCGTCGACGATGGCAAATCAGAAGTGTCCGACAGTCAGTCCGTCATTGAGCGGCCGTccataacggaggtgtccaaataCTTTCCGTCCACCGCTGTATCACGCTACGGGGGCGGTCCGGTGAGTCGAAGGTACAGCTTTCTCAACAAGGACCTATCGGTTGGGCAAGTTGGAGCGCTGAAACCAGCACTGTCTAACTCTAGCTTACATCCAGCTCCATCGG TACTTGCAGCGCAGAGCCTTGAGGTGGCACAACCACCGCCTGAGCTGTTGGGATTTATTGAAAAGCAAGAAAGCTACATCGAACAGCTGGAACGTGAATCTCAGTACTGTCGG GAAGAGCTTTCAACTTTGTTGAAGAAAGTGAAGGAAGTCGTATCGGAGAATGAAGCGCTCAAtgatcgatcccgttcaaagGCTCTGTATCAGCTCGACTCATCCGAAAGCGAGGATGTCGACTATGCGGAGCGTGGCAAAGGGCACCTTTCCGGGCCAAGCATTGTGTTTGAGTCACGCATCAGCGAGCTCGAAGCGCAGCTGGCCCAGTCACAGATCGATCTGAAGAAGCTGTTCAACGAGAATGAGGAGAATAAGCGCAAACTGTTGCACGGGGCGAGTGATGTGGGTAATGCAGACGCCTATCGGAAGCAGGTGGAAAATCTACAGCG TGACAAACAAAACCTAGAAGAAACGGTTCGTAAGCTACAGCTGTCGATCGATCAGCTAAAGGACTCGGAGGCGTGCAATTTCAGCAAATCACAACGAAGTCGTGATATGATTGAGCAGGTTGCCTTCGAACGTAATCAAGCAGAAATTGAAATTCGTCGTTTAAAG GATGAACTGGAGCGTCAGCATGAGCGAGTGCGTGAGGTACAGCACGAGATGGCCAAACGCATCGCAGACGAGCGGGCCAGTGCCGAACGGCGCTATACCTACCACGTGGATCAGCTGGGCGGAGACCTTAGCAGCCAGTGGGAACATGCCACCAAGTTGCAGCTAGAGGTGGAACGTATGAAGCGCATCGAATCGGACTATAAGCGTGAGCTTAATCAAAAGAGCTCACAAATAGACGAGCTAAAGATGGAGCTGAAGAACAAGTCGGCCATCTTTATGTCCGATCTAAACCAGGCCAGCGCAGAAAAGCAGTCGCTCGAGCAGGAAATTACTTCTTTGAG ACTTCAATTGGAGCGTGCCGAACGTCAATCAAAGGTGGAAGTGTCTCGTTTGAATGCCGAAATAACGTCCCTCCGCCAACGGCTCGATCGTGCCGATGCTGACCTGTTGCACTCCAAGCGAGAAAATCTTAAGCTTGCCGATGATGTCGCTTCGCTAGAGAAAGAG CTAACGCTTGGCGAGCTTAACCGCGAAACTCGACCCTCCAAGGAGCTGGCAAAAATCATATCCGACATGGAGGCGAAACACA CCAACACCGTTTCCGAACTCGAGGGCATGATACAAGATCAAAAACAGCTCATGGAAAAACTAACTGCAGAATGCAAAAGCTTGACGCATAAGTTAGAGGACACCACACAGAAGCATAA AGAGGAGAAGCGTGAGCTACGCCAAACGAATTCCGAACTGATGGAACGGTTGAAGCAGATCTGGCACAACTACAAACAGATCAGTCCCGCATTTCGGAAGTCTAGTGGGGCGAGCTACGGTGAAGATCTGCCAGATGAACCGTTGAACGATGACGATGCTTCCGCATGGAAGCACGAACAG CGGTCAACTCAGGATCACGGCCCGGTAGCACCGCCGCCCGGTACCCAACCGCCAACGGTAGAACCCTGCCAGCGGACACATACGATGATGCATCAACCGCCGGCACAGCTGGACGAGCGTACGGAAACAGTGGCGGCAAATCCTCCCGACCGGAATCACGCACCTCCGATCGGCAGTACGGCGCTTCCCAGCCGAAGCAACCGCCCGAACTGTCGCGAAACAATTCCGTCGCCGACTATGTCGATCCTAGGCGCAGCGAGTCCCGGCTGTCGCGCTCCTCCGTCACCAACGAGGACGCGGTGCGATCCGGAACCGTTTCAAAGGAGCCAGAGTATGGACGTGCTGTGGAACCGGAGCGGCTGTCCCGAACCAGCGACACCACTAAACCGGACAGCACCGGAGCCGGAGGCGGTGGAGCATCGGGCAGCAGTGGCCGACTGTCGCGCGAATCCGTCGCCGACCAGCGAGCCTCGCGCCAATCCATGCAATCGCTGGCCGGATCGCAACAGTACGGGGCAGCGGATGGTGCTGACACCGCCCCATCGCAGCAGTACGCCGCCCAGGGACAGTACGGAGAGTTCGCGTACCCAGCCGGAGGAGAGCAGTATGCGCCGCTGGACGATCAATCTGCAGCCGGATACGATGCTGCGCAACAGCAGTACACcgatcagcagcagtacgAAGGCTATGCAGAGCAGTACGACCAGCAGCAGGCATAcgatcagcagcagtaccagGGCTATCAGCAGCCATATGATGCACAGCAGTACGCCCCTGAGCAAGTTTATGATGAGTCCAGCTACGCCACCGGAACCGGCACcgtacagcagcagcccgtTGCACCTGCACCTGCAGCCGTCGCACCCGCACCAGCACCTGCCGTCATTCCATCACAATCCCCAACGCAAGTTTCTGCCcctacaacagcagcagcatcagcccCATCCGCACCATCCGTACCGGCACCGGCTAGCGCCACCGGAAGCGGCAAGCAGCAGTCAGGAAAATCTGCAGTCACAGTGGAACAGAAGGAAGGTAACCGAGCTGTGGGGAATACGCGTTCCGGTGCATCCTCACGGGCAGGAGCCAACGGACAGCGATACAAGCAACCGTCCGGTGCAGGACGATAAGGCGCCACCACAACCGTACCGCGTCTGCTGTACAACTAACAACGGTCTGCCCCGGCAGCAGCTGCCGAAAACGTGCGGCTTCCAGCCAATAGAGAGCTATCCGAAGCtaatcagcatcagcagcccGAGCCTGTTTGGCAGCAGTCCGGACATCAGCCAAACGCCCTCGCCAACGTCGACCGTGCTGAAGAACTACGATGCCGCCAGTCCCAATCCGGTGTGA